One region of Drosophila kikkawai strain 14028-0561.14 chromosome 2R, DkikHiC1v2, whole genome shotgun sequence genomic DNA includes:
- the LOC108085080 gene encoding uncharacterized protein, translating into MMRAVFVEGTAEQVFSVINEFFRKSVIGGEEWSGGVLNSGVPVERQAMAGGQLRAAVEYQEHVEVDVKPVKEVKPLTEWQPVELQEDVKRDIIPPSAPAPSSSSSSYRQHATDVKNAINNAMGNVYPCPSVTSSTPRRKRPHYRLHGVADGQGRRMICSKNTRRCQNCGMNTRTFSAFESHICLGDAFRCPEIGCTFNSKSQHGLTVHKRRMHPVQMELKLKDLTYYNPSQSMGSTLERSNTTVPSLPPIPMPVRGSYYIDSPVAVTPLMQPAGLMWPQALLTNEAKPLMTPEQLGGATLPVDEGVLPIENCCAYYGAGGGGRGGGSPGNGHN; encoded by the exons ATGATGCGTGCGGTGTTTGTAGAGGGGACAGCGGAGCAAGTCTTCAGCGTTATCAACGAATTTTTCCGCAAAAGTGTAATAGGGGGTGAGGAATGGTCAGGAGGTGTTCTAAACAGTGGAGTGCCGGTGGAGCGGCAGGCCATGGCCGGTGGACAGCTTCGCGCAGCGGTGGAGTATCAGGAGCACGTGGAGGTGGACGTGAAGCCGGTCAAGGAAGTAAAGCCGCTGACGGAGTGGCAGCCTGTGGAGCTTCAGGAGGACGTAAAGCGCGACATTATCCCGCCATCCGCTCCTGCTCCCTCATCATCTTCATCGTCCTATCGCCAACACGCAACAGATGTGAAGAACGCTATAAATAACGCTATGGGGAACGTTTATCCCTGCCCCTCGGTAACATCCTCGACTCCTCGGCGTAAGCGTCCCCACTACCGCTTGCATGGGGTGGCTGACGGGCAA GGCCGACGAATGATATGCTCCAAGAACACGCGGCGTTGCCAAAATTGCGGGATGAACACGCGTACCTTTAGTGCATTTGAAAGCCACATTTGTCTTGGAGATGCTTTTAGGTGCCCGGAGATCGGGTGCACTTTTAATTCCAAGTCCCAACATGGGCTAACAGTGCACAAGAGGAGAATGCATCCTGTACAAATGGAACTCAAGCTAAAGGATTTAACCT ACTACAATCCGTCGCAGTCAATGGGCTCCACATTGGAGCGGAGCAACACAACTGTACCATCTTTGCCACCGATTCCGATGCCTGTCAGGGGGAGCTATTACATAGATTCGCCGGTGGCCGTGACTCCTCTGATGCAGCCAGCAGGGCTCATGTGGCCCCAGGCCCTGCTTACTAATGAAGCCAAGCCGCTGATGACCCCAGAACAGCTGGGTGGTGCCACCCTGCCTGTGGACGAAGGCGTTCTTCCGATTGAGAACTGCTGTG CTTATTACGGTGCCGGTGGAGGCGGTAGAGGAGGAGGCAGCCCTGGTAATGGCCACAATTGA